A region from the Nematostella vectensis chromosome 13, jaNemVect1.1, whole genome shotgun sequence genome encodes:
- the LOC5508565 gene encoding uncharacterized protein LOC5508565 → MAEKAPSTGGATDSDFEQLQGAVTVISCAEEPPSHVENSQTSRRARSLWEKVKRKFTSRRTDSNENEHREFEGVDRTQYVYEDDKDYHHYETDSESEEIDEPVFVSNAELFSQNGRDHVPRRKYRDRLYMKPDIMQLHRSRRAQTFSFFTREERSDNHAKHRNASNCKDNSCLQCEESRSRITQRNRFWIFKRSAVKSKKNDTNKIGAIGNNMCDVLNGNIRANHGSELVAGNVLPGLRDPPPLPLRPLVQRRHMRRCYSDSQPDLSAVSQGYRDGVAKRYGNTHSIACSEHRLLRANSANNLDVTNTFPSPVSSSEPGFPTAATNIISDQFDSQSVNTNADNNTVRRLSSSLKTLSNCGWYWGPMSSKEAEKELYNQPDGCFLVRDSENDYHLLSVSFRSKGATCHTRLIYNKGKFSFFQDEMGKDSAYELIMHAMEASQDGILCNSRGHNRNTICYPVRLQVPISRFNTVPPLQFLCRFVIRQNIRCDQLDQLPLPKQIIRNLSGNHFRLDSEQCITDRRH, encoded by the coding sequence ATGGCAGAGAAAGCACCCTCGACTGGGGGAGCCACAGACTCTGATTTCGAGCAGTTGCAAGGCGCTGTCACTGTGATTTCGTGCGCAGAGGAACCACCGAGCCATGTGGAAAACTCTCAGACAAGCAGAAGAGCACGTTCTTTGTGGGAAAAGgtgaaaaggaaatttacTTCAAGACGCACTGATTCAAATGAGAATGAACACAGAGAGTTTGAAGGCGTCGATAGAACACAATACGTGTACGAAGACGACAAAGATTATCATCATTACGAAACAGACTCGGAAAGCGAAGAGATTGACGAGCCAGTGTTTGTCAGTAATGCAGAACTGTTTTCTCAAAACGGGAGAGATCATGTACCTCGGAGAAAATATCGCGATCGACTCTACATGAAGCCTGATATTATGCAACTACATCGGTCTAGGCGAGCCCAAACGTTTAGCTTTTTCACAAGGGAAGAGCGATCAGATAATCacgctaaacacagaaatgccAGTAATTGCAAAGATAACTCATGTTTACAATGCGAAGAAAGTAGATCTCGAATTACTCAGAGAAATCGATTTTGGATTTTCAAGAGGTCTGCAGTCAAATCGAAAAAGAACGATACAAATAAAATTGGAGCAATTGGGAATAATATGTGTGATGTGCTGAATGGAAATATAAGGGCGAATCATGGTAGTGAATTGGTGGCAGGTAATGTACTTCCTGGTTTGAGGGACCCCCCTCCACTCCCCTTGCGGCCATTAGTGCAGAGGAGGCATATGAGGCGATGCTACTCTGATAGTCAACCTGATTTATCTGCCGTCAGTCAGGGGTACAGAGATGGTGTTGCAAAAAGGTATGGCAATACACATTCGATAGCATGCAGTGAACATCGGTTGTTGAGAGCCAACAGTGCCAACAATTTAGATGTAACTAACACGTTTCCAAGTCCAGTATCCTCATCCGAGCCAGGCTTTCCAACTGCAGCCACAAATATCATTAGTGATCAATTCGATAGTCAGTCAGTGAACACTAATGCAGACAACAACACTGTGCGTCGATTGTCGTCAAGTCTAAAAACCTTGTCTAACTGTGGCTGGTACTGGGGTCCCATGTCAAGTAAAGAAGCAGAAAAGGAACTTTACAATCAGCCAGATGGCTGCTTCCTGGTACGAGATAGTGAAAATGACTATCACCTCTTAAGTGTTAGCTTCCGATCAAAGGGTGCAACATGCCATACAAGACTAATTTACAACAAAGGGAAGTTTAGTTTTTTTCAAGACGAGATGGGAAAGGACTCTGCATATGAGCTTATCATGCATGCCATGGAAGCGTCCCAGGACGGCATCCTCTGTAATTCCAGGGGCCATAATAGGAACACTATCTGCTATCCTGTTCGCCTACAGGTTCCTATTTCAAGGTTTAACACAGTTCCACCACTTCAGTTTCTCTGTCGATTTGTGATCAGACAGAATATCAGATGTGACCAACTAGATCAACTGCCCCTACCAAAACAAATTATAAGAAATCTAAGTGGAAATCATTTTCGCTTAGACAGTGAACAGTGCATTACAGATAGGAGACATTGA